The genomic stretch TTTAGTGAGATCATTGCCAACTGCTCTAGAAGTTCAAGTCTTTAGACGAAGGCATGGTTTTTACTGTTTAATTACTCTATCGGAGTGAATTACACGTTTGGAAAAATGCAACCTTGCACCGCACTTCATTGCACAAGACTTTTGACGTTGTGAGTCGTGTCTTGCAAGTCTCCGAGACCAGCCGGTGTTAACTCCACAGCTTGAACTAAGCCAATTACTACAGTTACTTgaccagaaaacaaaaaaaggaaaaagaaaaagcccaCCTTACTTCTCCTTATTTAAACCCCCCAACCCATAAAATTaatccatcaaaagaaaaaaaaaaacattatattCAGAGAGTGGAAGGAAGAACCATGGTCATCCATAGGCTTCTCTTGAAAGTTGTGGTGCTTGGGGCTGTATTGGGTCCATACCACAATCCCTTAGTAGCAGAAGCTGATCATCCAATCACGAAGCCCGGATGCCGCAGCACTTGCGGAAACCTCTCGATTCCATACCCCTTCGGATCGCGCGACAGTGATCCCAGCTGCCGTAATGGCCCTCCCTCATTTGCCGTCGAGTGTGACAACTCTACCGACCCTCCGACGCCTTATTTAGATAATAAAGGTAGTAAGTTGCAAATACTCAACATCTCTCTCGAGGATCACGAGATGCAAGTAGCCATGTTCATCGGCCGAGACTGCTATAACTCTGGCGGGTATGACGCAAGTTCAAGCAACTTTCCTGTGCTCACCCTTGCTCGATTCCCCATATCCAACACCAAGAACAAGTTCATCGCTGTCGGTTGTGATACAGTCGCGTCCTTCTTGGACCGCCAAGGGAATTTCGCCTTTGGATGTATGTCGAAATGCAATAGCATTTCCGAAGTGACCAATGGCTCGTGCTCGGGTATCGGTTGCTGCGAGACGAGCATACCTAGAGATTCATTCGACTACAATATCTCCATTGACAGCTATACAAACCATGCAAAAGTCCTGGGCTTCAACCCTTGCAGCTACGCTTTCGTAGCAGCAAATGGTTTCTACAACTTCAGTTCTGGTGATCTTTCGCGACTTAAAATTGACAAGGCGCCCCTGGTTCTTGACTGGGCAATAGGGGATAAAAAATGCGACGTCGCCAGGAACAGCACGGACTACATGTGCACCGAAAACACCACTTGTACCGACGCAGAAAATGGATCGGGGTACAAGTGCGCTTGTTCAGAAGGTTTCCGTGGCAATCCATACCTCGcgaatggttgtcaaggtatttttccattgacttttttttactttttccttacCATTGATATCATCCAGGAagtttagggcgcgcatgacaacacttttgatgtagaatttttgctctagaagcgCTTTTGgggtagaaattcatttgattacaCAATTACATTTTTCTACTACGCAAAAGTAGTTTTGAagccatttgaagaagtaaaaaaaaattatttctcttcaaaagaaggaaaatcaacaagcagaagtagaaaaatttaaCTCccgatcagaaattgatttctagaggagaagtgttaccatgcgcacccttaaaTTTTACTTATTACTATCCTTTTCAATTCTTCTTTAAGTCCATCACTGTGGATATGTTTGTGTTTGTACgcgtgttttttcctttttttagatATTGACGAATGTGCTGATCCAAAAAACAACCAGTGCAATGGAACTTGCACTAACGTTGTTGGGAGTTATAATTGTTCATGCCCAAAGGGTTATCATGGTGATGGCAGGAAGGATGGAAAAGGATGCACTGCTAATCCTAATCCATCACATTTGGTGCAGATACTTGTTGGTAAGTTCTTTCAGTTTACTTCGGTCTCTGCCTCAAACAGTACTATGCTGAAGTAGCTGATTTTGACGATGATCTAATGTCTCTACTACAATAAAGAGAactcaaaactcaaaagaaggattttgaaaagaaagaagaaaaatacttgaaaacaGAAACTAAACCGTAGAGAAAGAGAGCTGGCTACAAGCTAGATTTATCAATGGTTTTAACAAAATAACTGGTTATGTCATGCAGGTGCTGGTGCGGGGACAATAGTGCTGCTATTCAGCGCAAGCTTTCTGTATCTGGGAATCCAAAAGAGGAAACTCATTAGGCTCAAAGAACAGTACTTCAAGCAAAACGGTGGCTTGCTCTTGCAGCAACAATTACACGAAGGCGACAGAACCACCAAGACCACGAAAATCTTTACAGCCGAAGAGCTAGAGAAGGCCACGAACGATTACGACGAGAGCAGAATAGTCGGCCGAGGTGGATACGGTACCGTTTACAAAGGGTTGTTACCAAACGGCACGGTTGTCGCGATCAAGAAGTCCAAACTCGTGGACAAGACCCGAATCGAGCAGTTCATCAATGAAGTCATAGTGCTTTCTCGGATTAATCACCGTAACGTGGTCAAGCTTTTAGGATGTTGTTTGGAGACCGAAGTGCCTTTGTTAGTGTACGAGTTCATAAGCAATGGAACTTTGTTCGACCACATCCACAACGGCAACAAGTCCTCCAAGATGTCCTGGGATATCCGATTGAGAATTGCTTCGGATATTGCTGG from Rhodamnia argentea isolate NSW1041297 chromosome 2, ASM2092103v1, whole genome shotgun sequence encodes the following:
- the LOC125313964 gene encoding wall-associated receptor kinase 2-like isoform X1, whose translation is MVIHRLLLKVVVLGAVLGPYHNPLVAEADHPITKPGCRSTCGNLSIPYPFGSRDSDPSCRNGPPSFAVECDNSTDPPTPYLDNKGSKLQILNISLEDHEMQVAMFIGRDCYNSGGYDASSSNFPVLTLARFPISNTKNKFIAVGCDTVASFLDRQGNFAFGCMSKCNSISEVTNGSCSGIGCCETSIPRDSFDYNISIDSYTNHAKVLGFNPCSYAFVAANGFYNFSSGDLSRLKIDKAPLVLDWAIGDKKCDVARNSTDYMCTENTTCTDAENGSGYKCACSEGFRGNPYLANGCQDIDECADPKNNQCNGTCTNVVGSYNCSCPKGYHGDGRKDGKGCTANPNPSHLVQILVGAGAGTIVLLFSASFLYLGIQKRKLIRLKEQYFKQNGGLLLQQQLHEGDRTTKTTKIFTAEELEKATNDYDESRIVGRGGYGTVYKGLLPNGTVVAIKKSKLVDKTRIEQFINEVIVLSRINHRNVVKLLGCCLETEVPLLVYEFISNGTLFDHIHNGNKSSKMSWDIRLRIASDIAGVLSYLHSTASIPIIHRDVKSANILLDDNYTAKVSDFGASRLVPLDQAELSTLVQGTLGYLDPEYLHTNQLTEKSDVYSFGVVLVELITGKKVLSFNRPEIERTTAMHFLSALKNNQLFQIVDEAIANEGNNERVREVANVAKRCLTVKGEERPTMKEVAIELEGLKVKPNHPWMSSIDLHGEEGLHLLGEMTDPTVYMDCTETINTGPSDSMKNHVMTPVNGGR
- the LOC125313964 gene encoding wall-associated receptor kinase 2-like isoform X2, producing the protein MVIHRLLLKVVVLGAVLGPYHNPLVAEADHPITKPGCRSTCGNLSIPYPFGSRDSDPSCRNGPPSFAVECDNSTDPPTPYLDNKGSKLQILNISLEDHEMQVAMFIGRDCYNSGGYDASSSNFPVLTLARFPISNTKNKFIAVGCDTVASFLDRQGNFAFGCMSKCNSISEVTNGSCSGIGCCETSIPRDSFDYNISIDSYTNHAKVLGFNPCSYAFVAANGFYNFSSGDLSRLKIDKAPLVLDWAIGDKKCDVARNSTDYMCTENTTCTDAENGSGYKCACSEGFRGNPYLANGCQGAGAGTIVLLFSASFLYLGIQKRKLIRLKEQYFKQNGGLLLQQQLHEGDRTTKTTKIFTAEELEKATNDYDESRIVGRGGYGTVYKGLLPNGTVVAIKKSKLVDKTRIEQFINEVIVLSRINHRNVVKLLGCCLETEVPLLVYEFISNGTLFDHIHNGNKSSKMSWDIRLRIASDIAGVLSYLHSTASIPIIHRDVKSANILLDDNYTAKVSDFGASRLVPLDQAELSTLVQGTLGYLDPEYLHTNQLTEKSDVYSFGVVLVELITGKKVLSFNRPEIERTTAMHFLSALKNNQLFQIVDEAIANEGNNERVREVANVAKRCLTVKGEERPTMKEVAIELEGLKVKPNHPWMSSIDLHGEEGLHLLGEMTDPTVYMDCTETINTGPSDSMKNHVMTPVNGGR